The sequence CCGGCCCTACTCGACTCAAATCAGGCCGAAAACGGCTTATTGAATTCGCCCCCCGCCGTATGGTGGGGGGCGGTTGCTTTCCGGGTGCCTAGCCGTCTGCGTCGGGATCGCCCGCGAAGAACTCGTCGATGCGCAGGCCGGTCGGCCGGTCGAAGTGCACGCCCGTCTTGGCGAGGTCCTTGATGCGGTCGATGCGGTACACGCCCTTCTCGGCGATCTCGTGGTTGTAGGCGACCAGCCAGTAGAGATCGCCCACCTGCTTGATCCCGTACGGATCCAGCCGCTGCCGCCTGACCTCCTCGTTGGCCATCGAGTAGTAGGTCACGTCCACCGACACGGCCTGCTCGATCGCCTCGACCAGCACGGGGAGCGTGGTGTCTATGGCGTACATCGGGCCGGGGAACTCCTCCTCGTCGTCCTGGGCGTGGCGCTCGTGGCTGCCGGCGAGTTCCTCGATGTTGGAAACCAGGATGTCCTCGACGATTTCCTGGGTCATCTTGGAGAGATCCTCGGGCACGACCACGCCGATTTTCTCGACCAGACTGGGGATGAGCCGCTCGTGCGAGACGCCGTTGATCTCGATGCTCTCGACCATCTCGCCCAGGAGCCGCACGCCGATCAGCAGGATGACCGCCTCGTCGAGGCTGAGTCGGAGGGGGATCCGCGACGGCTCCGTCATCGGGCGCATCTTAGCCCTCTGCGCGGGTTCCCGTCAAATCTCCCGCTAGAAAGTCGTGCCGATTTGCAGGAGCACCTCGGGCGGCGGCAGCAGGCGCTCTCCCAGCATCCATGAACCGGGGCGGCGATCGTTCGGCGGGATGTCGTTCGCGAGGCCCAGGGGGCTCGTGCCTTGCGCGAGGCCGATCCCGAGTTCGACGGGCACATGCAGCACATCCACCTTGGCGCGCAGGCTGATCCCGACCGCCTGCTTGAGGTTGTCGGGCTCGTACGCCCCGGTCCAGACGTTGCCGATGTCGTAGAGGAAGGCGCCGTACCAGCGATCGATGAAAACGGGCAGGGTGCCGATGCTCCGGCCGATCTCTCCCAGCGGGAAGCGGTACTCGACGTTGAGGGCCGCCACGCGATCCCCGCTCTTGCTCGGATAGCCCCGCAGCGGCACGTGGCGGAACGCGCCCAGCGCCCGCACGTCGATGATGTCGAGCAGGCTGGTCGTCAGGTTGCCGCCGAGGTTGAAGCCGCCGTCGCGGCCGCCGAGGTTGGCGCCGGCAAGCGCCCGGAATGCCCAGACGTGCCGGGGGGCGAAGCCCGCCACGTGGGTGCGCAGGTCGGCCGTGACCCGATCGAAGGCTGCCTGGCTGCCCCACAGGGGGCTCGCCTTGTCGTAGTCGAGCGCGAACAGCGTGCCGCCCTCCGCGCTGATCGACCGGGCGAAACGGTAGTGGTCGGCGTGCTTGTAACCGAGCGAGACGACCGAGGTCAGCCCGGCCGCGGGCACGCCGGCCGAGCCCAGGATCGCCCCGGGACGCCCCAGGCAGCGCCCCTCGACCTCGGCCGTGGCCGCCAGCGGCGAGTTGGCCAGGCGCGGCACCTGGCCCCCGCAATCCGCCGGCACGGCCGTTCCCAGGTCCCGCGACTCGAGCCGCGAGTACCCCAGCGTGACGAAGTCGCCGGTGACGAAGAGTTGCCCGAGCAGGCGGTTGGGAATGCCCGGATACGTCACCGAGGCGCCCTGCTGCACCTGCTGCCGCCACGTGCGCACCGTCTTGGCCGGGTCGATCGGGCTGGGGACCACGAAATCGTTGGCGTAGTCGGCGGCGAAGACCGAGATCGTGGGGAGGAGCTGGTCGTTGACGTACGACAAGGTGTACTGCGGTCGTCGCGACGCGATGCCCACGCCGAGCGACGCCGAGAGCTGATGGCGCAGCAGGGTGTCGGTGCTGTAGAGCGACAGGCCCAGCCCGGGGCCCGCCTCGTCGGGCAGGTAGACGTTGGGCACCCAGGCCTTCGGCCGCAGGCTGATCCAGGGGTTGTAGGGCGCCGCGTCCCCGGTGGCCGGCGCGACCCCCGCGATGTCGGGCGTCGCGGGATCGACCATCACGAAGCCGCCGTCCGGCGCCCGGGCGGCCAGCAGTCGTTCGGCGGCTGGCTGCCAGGTCTCGGGCTGGAAGGACATCGTCGCGATCTCGTAGCCGGCGGCCGTGTAGACCGAGAACGCGATCGTGCGCATGTCCGGGCTCACGGCAGGTTCGAACGCCCCGGTCAGGACGTGGGAGACCTGGAAGACGCGCCTGTCGGCCAGGCGTACCGCGTGCAGGTTGAACACGCCGCTCCGGTCGGAGGCGAACAACAGGTAGCGCCCGTCGGGCGTCCAGGCGGGGTTGATGTCGGTGGCCGCGTCGCGCCACA is a genomic window of Candidatus Tanganyikabacteria bacterium containing:
- a CDS encoding WYL domain-containing protein, which codes for MTEPSRIPLRLSLDEAVILLIGVRLLGEMVESIEINGVSHERLIPSLVEKIGVVVPEDLSKMTQEIVEDILVSNIEELAGSHERHAQDDEEEFPGPMYAIDTTLPVLVEAIEQAVSVDVTYYSMANEEVRRQRLDPYGIKQVGDLYWLVAYNHEIAEKGVYRIDRIKDLAKTGVHFDRPTGLRIDEFFAGDPDADG
- a CDS encoding PD40 domain-containing protein; the protein is MPLIWFALVAVLLLAFPARAASMYDPDTRWRTLETAHFRVNFPEGLEVLARRVATFAEDAHGKLTVWFGTVPTARTELTILDDQDTPNGFAFPYPNNQIFITAASPDEEEALSEGYGRYDDALRARIVHEYAHVLQMETTGGLVAAIDTVFGRVMYPNLTQPLFLIEGLAVGAETRFGGSSRADAAGYEMVLRAMALEDKLIDVDQTGAFLADMWPHNGAYVFGTFFYKYLESHYGADAPRKIAVVYGSEPWFGIDEAFRKAVGRDLHQVWDEFARHIKERYRRQERQLRERPLTPYSLVTSGGRYHRHPRFLPDGRLVYGEYTGATWSVAKAITPGPGARFDASTAADEIAMSPFGSWSVTADGRFAFFALTTRPDPFHAYSEIYRHDFRTRDRVRLTRLQRATDPAVAPDGGEVMAVLGGRGQNDLAVFDAGGTLLRRLTRNEDHEQYSGLQWSPDGSQVALSAWKAGWRDLYLVDPATGSQTPLWRDAATDINPAWTPDGRYLLFASDRSGVFNLHAVRLADRRVFQVSHVLTGAFEPAVSPDMRTIAFSVYTAAGYEIATMSFQPETWQPAAERLLAARAPDGGFVMVDPATPDIAGVAPATGDAAPYNPWISLRPKAWVPNVYLPDEAGPGLGLSLYSTDTLLRHQLSASLGVGIASRRPQYTLSYVNDQLLPTISVFAADYANDFVVPSPIDPAKTVRTWRQQVQQGASVTYPGIPNRLLGQLFVTGDFVTLGYSRLESRDLGTAVPADCGGQVPRLANSPLAATAEVEGRCLGRPGAILGSAGVPAAGLTSVVSLGYKHADHYRFARSISAEGGTLFALDYDKASPLWGSQAAFDRVTADLRTHVAGFAPRHVWAFRALAGANLGGRDGGFNLGGNLTTSLLDIIDVRALGAFRHVPLRGYPSKSGDRVAALNVEYRFPLGEIGRSIGTLPVFIDRWYGAFLYDIGNVWTGAYEPDNLKQAVGISLRAKVDVLHVPVELGIGLAQGTSPLGLANDIPPNDRRPGSWMLGERLLPPPEVLLQIGTTF